Part of the Stackebrandtia endophytica genome is shown below.
CGCACGCCCCCGAACAGCTGTACCGGCTGTTGGACGCGTTGCGGTCGGCGGACCTGGTGATCGGTTCCCGCTACGTCTCCGGCGGCATGGTCGTGAACTGGCCCATGCACCGGCAACTCATCTCACGCGGCGGCAACCTGTACACCCGGATGGCCACCGGCCTGCGGGTGAAGGACGCCACGGCGGGTTACCGGGCCTACCGGATGCCGGTGCTCGACAAGATCACCCCGGGGTGGGAGCCGCCGCAGGGGTATTGTTTTCAGATCGAGTTGGCTTGGCGGGCGGCGTCCGCCGGGTTCATCGTCAAGGAAGTACCCATCACGTTCGCCGAACGGGAACGTGGCGAGTCGAAGATGAGTGGCTCGGTGGTCCGCGAGGCCCTGTGGCGTATCACGGCGTTGGGGGCGGCCGACCGCCTTCGGCGCGTCAGTTCTCGGTTCAACGGAAGGAAACCGACGCCATCGTTACCGTGCCGCCTCCGCAGCTGAGTTATCGAGCCAGGCTGAGCCTGGCGATCTACCTCTTGGCCGAGTTGGCTGCGGTGGTGGCAGTGGCGATGCTGGTGGGCATCGGCTGGACCATCGTCCTGTTGCTGGGTACCGGTTTGATCGGTGCCGTCCTGTTGCGGATCAACGGTGTCAAGGCGATGCGTTCGTATCGCGAGGCCGTGACCGAATCCAAGCCGCCCGGGCCGGCCGTGGTGTCGGGGGTCCTGGGGGTCGCGGGTGCGGTTCTGTTGTTGCTGCCGGGCTTCGTGTCCGATGTGGCGGGACTGATGTGCGTGTTGCCGGGTACCCGGTCACTGCTTCGTCCCCTCGTGACCCGGTTCCTGGAGAAACGGGTCGACTCGCCGTCGATGAACCGGTTCTTCGGTCCCAGGGTGGTACGGCCGCAGCAGTCGCATCAGCACCGCGCCGACCCGTCGTTCGACGCCGATGAGGTCATCGAGGGCGAGGTCGTCGACGGTGACGTCGAGTCACCACCGCGTCGGCGCCCCGACGAGGGTGGAAACGGAACCGGGCCGAAGCCACTGACGTGACTTCGACCCGGGTCGGAGTATTGGTGTGCGATCACTCGCCTCGACGAGCGCGCATCTCGGTGAGGCGCTCGTTCAGAATCTCTTCAAGCTCGTCCATGCTGCGGCGCTCCAACAGCATGTCCCAGTGGGTGCGGGGCGGCTTGACCTTCTTGGTGGACGGCTCTCCGCCGTCGACCAGCTTCGCCACCGTGCCGTCGAGACGGCACTCCCACGTCGCCGGAACTTCTGCCTCGACAGCGAAAGGCACCTCGAAGCGGTGCCCGCGGGCACAAACGAAGTCCCGGGTCTGGCGGGGCGCGAGTTCGGTATTGCGGTCGGATTCGTAGCTGATCGCACCAAGCCGGCTGCCGCGTAGCATCCGTTCGCTCATCTTCGGTGGCCTTCCCCTCTAAAACGCCTGGTCATCGGTTAAACAGTTGGCTGTGGGCAGCCTTTGTCGCTGCCTGCCGCCAACGGCGCGGTATCCTGGCATCGCAACGGTCGGACAGTGTAACGATCGGTAGAGCCTGTTTGTTTCCGCCTCCACGGACTGTTAGCCGTGTCCTGCGTGACTCTGCCCACTCGTTGGATGCGTTGTCGTTCCACGCCACGATGCGTGGTGCCTCGTGATGTGGATCCGGCGGATTGCCGCTGTTCACGTGACGTCCCCGTCTCGTAAACATGACACCGTTCTGCGTCTTGATGTTCTCAGGCCGTTGTCGCCTGGGCAATTCTGCGGCATTCGCGGGTGATTTGCCATCAAGTCGAAGGAACGATTATGTCTCAATGGTAAGCCGTCCACAGTGTCGTATGGGTCGTGGAGTGTTCCCCGGGGCATCTGAGTTGCGGTGAGGCGGCCGGTTCATGCCATCTCACCTGGGGAACGTCACAGCGTTCGACGTCGGTCCAAGGCATATCGCCGATAGACCCGTTTCAAATCGCCGGTGATCTCCCGTTCGGTCCAGTAGTACCGACGAGACTCGTGCCGACGTCGTCCGAATCGTTGAGCGGTGGGCGTGAAACGCTCGGCGACCAATCGTCCCGCGCCACCGTGAAGCGATGATGCCGATCTCTCGGTCGACGGTGACGGTGGATGAACCGAATGACGGCGAGATTCCAACGGTCTGGGGTCGGGGGTCGGTTCCACTATGAGAGCTCACCGCTTCGGTAATGGCGACGGCACAACACCTGGTAATGGAGATCGTCGTTATCGGTGTCACCGACGACGAAACGCTCGCCCTCGCGAACCAGCCGACCGTGCAGCACCCGGGCGTTCAGGACGCCCTGCGCCCCGCACCAGCACAGCACCTCGACTTGGAGACGCAGCACCTCGTCGGCCAGCTCGAACAGCCGTGCGCTGGCGGGGAACATGCTGGAGGTGAAGTCGGTGGCCAGGCCGAAAGCGTAGACGTCGACGCCGTCGCAGTCGACCAGGTCGGCCATCTGTTCGACGTGCTGGACGGTGAAGAACTGCGCCTCGTCGCAGATGATGTAGTCGATCTGTGGTGAGGAGGCCAGTTCCCGTAGGTCCTGTTCGTCCCGGACTTCGACGGCGGCCTTCGCCAACCCGATTCGCGTGGTGACCCGGCCGCGCCCCGATCGGTCGTCGCGTGTCAGCAACAGGCCGACCCGTCCCTGCCGAGCGTGGTTGTGATGGATTTGCAGGGCCAACGTCGACTTTCCGCAGTCCATCGGTCCGTAATAGAACTTCAGGCGGGCGCCGGAACGGGCGGTTCGCTCAGGAGTTGGGGTCACGACGTGCCAGCTTAGAACCTGTCCGGTGGACTCGTCCCGACAGGTGGGGCGCGGGTGTTCGAATCGCTGCGGTACACCGAGTCGCCACAGTAGTGGGAACCTGTCCCACATGCGACGACGCGGTGGCACGCTTCGGCTTCCCCGCCCCCGGATCGGATTCGATGATGCAAAATGAATCGATGAGAGCGATCGGGCGGACACGGTGGGTAGGGATCGCCGGGGTGATTTTGCTGTTGGGGGCCATCGGCCTGCCGGGAGTCGCCCATGGTGAGGAGAAGCGGGAGGCACCGGCGGTCAAGGACTTTCTCGGCGGAAAGTCCTTCGCGGTTCAGACGGGCACCACGCTGTACGCGTGGAGCGACGAGGGTGAGACCGTCGACGTGAACTTCGAACGTGCGCGTATCACCGAGAAGGTGAAACAGGACGGCACGGTGGTCGTGACCGATCCGTCCGGCGAGGTTCGCGGCGAGTGCGTGATCAAGAAGTCCGGGAAGTCGGGCAAGTCCTGTGACCTGTCCGATCTGGCTGCGCCCAGTGCCGGCATCTGGCGGGTCGATTATCGGGCGTCCGGTGACGGGAAGGCGATCCCGGCGAATTGGAACGTCGCCGTCAACGCCGGTGGTCGGCCGATTTCCGGTCGGGTGTGGACCGACCGGTACCAGGTCTACCAGGACCCGGGTGACGGTGCACGGATCGACCTGTACTACGTCTCCGAGGGTGGGTACCAGTATCGGGCGGTGTTTCGCGGCTACAACGGACTGTGGTCGAAGTTCGAGGCCGGCGTGGCCGGGTTGACCCGGCCCGACACCTGTCAACCGCTCAACCACAGCCCCGGTGGGATGTCGGGCGATTTCTCCACCGACCTGGCCGCGTGCGGTATCTACAAGATCTTCTTCGAAGCGCCGGCCAA
Proteins encoded:
- a CDS encoding polyprenol monophosphomannose synthase, with amino-acid sequence MTDDQTTPVPDTDSYPGVGRVLVIIPTYNEADNVALITERVRQSVPSVHVLIVDDSSPDGTGDIADRIARLDDHVHVLHRTGKEGLGKAYLAGFDWAREHDFDVACEMDADGSHAPEQLYRLLDALRSADLVIGSRYVSGGMVVNWPMHRQLISRGGNLYTRMATGLRVKDATAGYRAYRMPVLDKITPGWEPPQGYCFQIELAWRAASAGFIVKEVPITFAERERGESKMSGSVVREALWRITALGAADRLRRVSSRFNGRKPTPSLPCRLRS
- a CDS encoding FxsA family protein — its product is MPPPQLSYRARLSLAIYLLAELAAVVAVAMLVGIGWTIVLLLGTGLIGAVLLRINGVKAMRSYREAVTESKPPGPAVVSGVLGVAGAVLLLLPGFVSDVAGLMCVLPGTRSLLRPLVTRFLEKRVDSPSMNRFFGPRVVRPQQSHQHRADPSFDADEVIEGEVVDGDVESPPRRRPDEGGNGTGPKPLT
- a CDS encoding RNA polymerase-binding protein RbpA, which gives rise to MSERMLRGSRLGAISYESDRNTELAPRQTRDFVCARGHRFEVPFAVEAEVPATWECRLDGTVAKLVDGGEPSTKKVKPPRTHWDMLLERRSMDELEEILNERLTEMRARRGE
- a CDS encoding thymidine kinase, with product MTPTPERTARSGARLKFYYGPMDCGKSTLALQIHHNHARQGRVGLLLTRDDRSGRGRVTTRIGLAKAAVEVRDEQDLRELASSPQIDYIICDEAQFFTVQHVEQMADLVDCDGVDVYAFGLATDFTSSMFPASARLFELADEVLRLQVEVLCWCGAQGVLNARVLHGRLVREGERFVVGDTDNDDLHYQVLCRRHYRSGELS